The bacterium genome includes a window with the following:
- a CDS encoding SDR family oxidoreductase: protein MDGRLGGKVALVTGGGTGIGRATALALAAEGAAVAVNYSRSRGDAEETASEINSRGGRAITAACDISDERGVDAMIARVTAELGRLDVLVNNAGTTKFIDHRNLEALTGDVWDRILAVNVKGTFFCSRAAARAMTGGGRIINIGSVAGVRGNGSSIAYAASKGAIHTMTLSLARALAPSITVNAIAPGLIETRWHGGHEAENAARAARFPVQRIGRPEDIAHMAVAFATADNFLTGQIIVVDGGALL, encoded by the coding sequence ATGGACGGACGCCTCGGCGGCAAGGTTGCGTTGGTCACGGGCGGCGGCACCGGCATCGGGCGCGCGACGGCGCTGGCCCTCGCGGCCGAGGGCGCCGCGGTCGCGGTGAACTACAGCCGGTCGCGCGGGGACGCCGAGGAGACGGCCTCCGAGATCAACTCGCGGGGCGGCCGGGCGATCACCGCGGCCTGCGACATCTCGGACGAGCGCGGCGTCGACGCGATGATCGCGCGGGTCACCGCCGAGCTCGGCCGTCTTGACGTGCTCGTCAACAACGCGGGCACGACCAAGTTCATCGACCACCGCAACCTCGAGGCGCTGACCGGGGACGTCTGGGACCGCATTCTCGCCGTGAACGTCAAAGGCACGTTCTTCTGCTCGCGCGCGGCGGCGCGCGCCATGACCGGCGGCGGCCGTATCATCAACATCGGGTCCGTCGCCGGAGTCCGGGGCAACGGCAGTTCGATCGCCTACGCCGCGAGCAAGGGCGCGATTCACACCATGACCCTGTCGCTCGCCCGCGCGCTTGCGCCGTCGATCACGGTGAACGCGATCGCGCCCGGGCTCATCGAGACCCGCTGGCATGGAGGACACGAGGCCGAGAACGCCGCCCGGGCGGCGAGGTTTCCCGTACAGCGGATCGGCCGCCCCGAGGACATCGCCCATATGGCCGTCGCGTTCGCGACGGCGGACAACTTCCTGACCGGCCAAATCATTGTCGTCGACGGCGGGGCGCTGCTCTAA
- the amrB gene encoding AmmeMemoRadiSam system protein B encodes MTRRDETSHGKGAARGGTGGERRPLPRLRALDFIRTEWNGERVVCARDYEDLLDGPVLLPLPIMLIALLLDGLRDAGAVQAEYTRLSGGLPLPSAELDRIVRDLDAHGLLDSPVLADRRRAVADAYRAAPHRPMAHAGTAYPSDPAACAAALERYLAGARPPANGSAPAAAPRGILAPHIDFARGGPMYGRAYAALAGLPAGVCVVVVGVAHAGSAAPYVLTAKGYETPFGVVEVDRALLEAVATRAPFDPLEEEPVHRGEHSVEFQVLWLAHMLRGRPFTVLPVLTGPLDAHTANGTPAAVPAIEAFIGALREAIAAAKRPICVVGGVDLSHVGPRFGDEEAVGPALGRRASGADRAALRHVEAGDAEGWWRTVTADGNRRHVCGLGAIYTVLRLLAPVTGRVLGYDQGVDPAGGLVGFSAVVLD; translated from the coding sequence ATGACCCGGCGCGACGAGACGTCCCACGGGAAGGGTGCCGCCCGCGGCGGGACCGGCGGTGAGCGGAGGCCGCTCCCGCGGCTCCGCGCGCTCGACTTCATCAGGACCGAGTGGAACGGCGAACGGGTCGTGTGCGCGCGCGACTACGAAGACCTGCTCGACGGTCCCGTGCTGCTGCCGCTGCCGATCATGCTGATCGCGCTGCTGCTGGACGGCCTGCGGGACGCCGGCGCGGTCCAGGCCGAATACACGCGGCTCTCCGGCGGTCTGCCGCTTCCGTCCGCCGAGCTCGACCGCATTGTTCGGGATCTCGACGCGCACGGGCTGCTCGACAGTCCGGTGCTCGCGGACCGCCGGCGCGCCGTCGCCGACGCGTACCGGGCGGCGCCGCACCGGCCGATGGCGCACGCGGGCACCGCCTATCCGTCGGACCCGGCGGCGTGCGCGGCGGCGCTCGAGCGCTACCTCGCCGGCGCGCGCCCCCCCGCCAACGGTTCTGCTCCCGCCGCCGCCCCGCGCGGCATCCTCGCGCCCCACATCGACTTCGCGCGCGGCGGCCCGATGTACGGCCGCGCCTATGCCGCGCTGGCCGGCCTTCCCGCGGGGGTCTGCGTCGTGGTCGTCGGCGTCGCGCACGCGGGCTCGGCCGCGCCGTACGTGCTGACGGCGAAAGGCTACGAGACCCCCTTCGGGGTCGTCGAGGTGGACCGCGCGCTGCTGGAGGCCGTCGCGACGCGCGCCCCGTTCGATCCGCTCGAAGAGGAGCCGGTCCACCGCGGGGAGCACTCGGTCGAGTTTCAAGTGTTGTGGCTCGCGCACATGCTGCGCGGGCGTCCCTTCACGGTGCTGCCGGTGCTGACCGGCCCGCTCGACGCACACACGGCGAACGGCACGCCCGCGGCCGTCCCGGCGATCGAAGCGTTCATCGGCGCGCTCCGCGAGGCGATCGCCGCCGCGAAGCGCCCTATCTGTGTGGTCGGCGGCGTGGATCTCAGCCACGTGGGGCCGCGCTTCGGCGATGAGGAGGCGGTCGGGCCCGCGCTCGGGCGGCGCGCGTCCGGCGCCGATCGCGCGGCGCTTCGCCATGTGGAGGCCGGCGACGCGGAAGGGTGGTGGCGGACCGTCACCGCCGACGGCAATCGCCGCCACGTCTGCGGGTTGGGCGCGATCTACACCGTGCTGCGGCTCCTCGCGCCCGTCACGGGGCGCGTACTGGGATACGACCAGGGCGTCGATCCGGCGGGCGGGCTCGTCGGGTTTTCCGCGGTCGTCCTCGACTAA